In Cololabis saira isolate AMF1-May2022 chromosome 1, fColSai1.1, whole genome shotgun sequence, the following proteins share a genomic window:
- the mief2 gene encoding mitochondrial dynamics protein MID49, protein MNFQSSRRRGEDGIAMVIDFLLSNARLVLGVGGAALLGIATLAVKRLIERAGRAAEDEKVEQKMAESWEELSLVSASPTLLRKEIEGVVMKHVAKANKQQKGDLCQNPEIPVPEVQPKSQSKPKRIQLCVLSLQERLQQYYHTRALLAPHEVQRAQSVALDICTEIQGFLHSRHPDMPLGEMSLGGSLLDDLQVVSADHACLLVPLQLESSLWRLIPGEETLLTHPLHWMVRRVNLEYFPRGRSYWDRYLVGGYLSAETVVNMFIKAVMETVNWPSISGTLDLIVRPVLGVTDLKLEVRSENENEGAESSDQPLFISMLPILMEGDVILTAQPELTAPWVNAWHLSLYPWETQRLAQLDMADSGCRRLALKILKAVCRLNPALRPLEAAPLANLILHLSDGERDWSDNSLDVRFQQCITELIGYLEQGALHSYFKPAVNLLSSLSEDQVDQMGFMLYCAMSEPEILLI, encoded by the exons ATGAACTTCCAGAGCAGTCGGAGAAGAGGAGAAGATGGCATCGCCATGGTGATTGACTTCCTGCTGTCGAATGCCCGGCTGGTTCTAGGAGTTGGGGGAGCTGCCCTGCTCGGCATTGCTACATTGGCAGTGAAACgg CTGATAGAGCGTGCAGGCCGGGCAGCTGAAGATGAAAAGGTGGAGCAGAAGATGGCTGAGAGCTGGGAGGAGTTGAGTTTAGTCTCTGCTTCCCCAACACTTCTCAGGAAAGAAATAGAGGGGGTTGTGATGAAGCATGTTGCCAAGGCAAACAAACAGCAGAAAG GTGATCTCTGCCAAAACCCTGAAATCCCTGTTCCTGAAGTGCAGCCTAAATCTCAGTCCAAGCCCAAGAGGATCCAGCTGTGCGTGCTCAGTTTGCAG GAGCGCTTACAGCAGTACTATCACACGAGGGCGCTACTTGCTCCACATGAGGTCCAGAGAGCTCAGTCTGTGGCGCTGGACATTTGCACCGAGATCCAGGGCTTTCTTCACAGCCGTCACCCGGACATGCCTTTGGGAGAGATGAGCCTTGGAGGTTCTCTACTTGATGATTTGCAG GTGGTCAGTGCAGACCATGCATGTCTGCTGGTTCCTCTACAACTGGAGTCTTCACTGTGGCGCCTCATCCCTGGAGAGGAGACGCTGCTCACACACCCTCTGCACTGGATGGTCCGACGGGTCAATCTGGAGTATTTTCCGCGAGGACGGAGCTACTGggacag ATACCTGGTGGGGGGTTACCTGTCTGCAGAAACGGTTGTAAACATGTTCATTAAGGCGGTCATGGAAACTGTGAACTGGCCATCTATCAGCGGCACTTTAGACTTAATTGTCAGACCTGTACTTGGAGTAACTGACCTGAAACTGGAGGTCAG gtcagaaaatgaaaatgaaggaGCTGAGAGCAGCGACCAGCCTCTGTTCATCTCCATGTTGCCCATACTGATGGAGGGGGATGTGATCCTGACAGCTCAGCCGGAGCTCACGGCTCCCTGGGTGAACGCCTGGCACCTGTCTCTCTACCCCTGGGAGACTCAGCGTCTGGCCCAGCTCGACATGGCCGACAGCGGCTGCCGCAGACTCGCACTTAAAATCCTCAAGGCGGTGTGCAGATTGAATCCAGCTTTGCGACCGCTTGAAGCCGCCCCGCTGGCCAATCTAATCCTGCACCTCAGCGATGGCGAGAGGGACTGGTCCGATAACAGCCTGGACGTGAGATTCCAGCAGTGCATTACAGAGCTCATTGGCTACCTAGAGCAAGGGGCATTACACAGTTATTTCAAACCAGCTGTCAATCTGCTGAGCAGCTTGTCAGAAGACCAGGTCGACCAGATGGGTTTTATGCTCTACTGTGCAATGTCAGAGCCTGAAATACTGCTCATATAA
- the zgc:112980 gene encoding uncharacterized protein zgc:112980 isoform X1 codes for MCTPGESGEIIILSDDEEDMDSETEASCLIVEAEDVKKADGVSPPGGLEEDLVVTFSRRADVLPHARYDCPIHAFTAADCETEAPVDNNHRICDQCFCYICDKLASSCVMWCHRGICHCNSHKKSDFWKNLRNCALLGDLKPFNLTLSEIDSHLREAETRLQCFRQELSGHLSSFVMGQMLPKEQVRVYNYTPVFKFVSSFLDEADKRDSRAAAIMNLGAAEEFIRNFQVSSPTLSSPWANANLARMALLQRVIASVQKLMVKADFTPDFIHKLQDFYQKRLYFTAEMKGLRNSLCVRPWDDVLLVSVLKGQNVSGFRKDKGKKDVLAEQISVVLLRSELLQRQHRYRELCRYLRVVQAIPNSRTFQQLQDLIPFFTCMEGDFTTAVKSLFSSYNAPASRFTPQVFLFYLRLFKTATAPKVTVSQPEQLCLSDAAWDPITVAVPLKPAELVKFALRAQVCSSAVYSDSQCWCSLLIIANSPCGSVTALPVPRPEFLHEARNVVKLILPTQQDSSIQIPRSFQEEYPDQALLLLVAGALSFRISFAPLTPALPVINTFKENLWAFQWLCDGLSSINKDRLKSFFQEVTQEVANTSAVHWMLSSAPLVKSTLTHST; via the exons ATGTGCACACCTGGGGAAAGTGGAGAAATAATCATCCTcagtgatgatgaagaggaCATGGACTCGGAGACTGAGGCGTCCTGCCTCATTGTGGAGGCGGAGGATGTGAAGAAGGCTG ACGGCGTGTCGCCCCCTGGCGgcctggaggaggacctggtcgTCACCTTCTCCCGCCGCGCTGACGTGCTCCCTCACGCCCGCTACGACTGTCCCATACACGCCTTCAC GGCTGCAGATTGTGAGACTGAGGCTCCAGTGGACAATAATCATCGGATTTGTGATCAGTGCTTCTGTTACATCTGCGATAAGCTGGCATCGTCG TGTGTGATGTGGTGTCACAGAGGAATATGTCACTGCAACAGCCACAAGAAAAGCGACTTTTGGAAAAACCTCAGAAACTGTGCTCTGCTGGGAGACCTGAAGCCGTTCAACCTCACTCTGTCAGAAATagactcccacctccgggaagCAG AAACCAGGCTGCAGTGCTTCAGACAAGAGCTTTCTGGACATTTATCATCCTTCGTGATGGGACAGATGCTGCCCAAGGAGCAAGTCCGCGTCTACAA TTACACACCCGTATTCAAGTTTGTGTCATCGTTCCTGGACGAAGCAGATAAACGGGACAGCAGAGCTGCAGCCATCATGAATCTTGGAGCTGCTGAAGAGTTCATTAGAAATTTTCAAGTATCAAG CCCAACGTTATCGTCTCCCTGGGCTAATGCTAATCTAGCTAGGATGGCGTTACTGCAAAG GGTAATAGCATCAGTACAGAAGCTAATGGTGAAGGCTGATTTTACCCCAGATTTCATCCACAAACTGCAGGATTTTTATCAGAAAAGACTATATTTCACAGCTGAGATGAAGGGCTTGCGGAAcag CCTGTGCGTTCGTCCCTGGGACGACGTCCTGCTGGTGTCTGTGCTAAAGGGGCAGAATGTGTCAGGCTTCCGTAAGGACAAAGGCAAGAAGGACGTCCTGGCTGAACAGATTTCTGTGGTTCTGCTGAGAAGTGAGCTGCTTCAGCGTCAGCACAG ATATAGAGAGTTGTGTCGCTATCTACGCGTCGTCCAGGCGATTCCAAACTCCAGAAC CTTCCAGCAGTTACAAGACCTCATCCCTTTCTTCACGTGCATGGAAGGGGACTTTACAACAGCTGTGAAAAGCTTGTTCTCTTCATACAACGCCCCCGCCTCCCGCTTCACTCCACAAGTCTTCCTCTTTTATCTACGCTTATTTAAAACGGCGACGGCACCAAAGGTGACGGTTAGTCAGCCGGAGCAGCTCTGCCTCTCTGATGCAGCATGGGATCCAATTACAG TTGCTGTGCCACTGAAGCCTGCTGAGCTTGTGAAGTTTGCCCTCAGGGCTCAGGTGTGCTCCTCTGCCGTCTATAGTGAC TCACAGTGTTGGTGCAGTTTGCTTATAATCGCCAACTCTCCTTGTGGTTCAGTCACTGCTTTACCTGTACCCAGACCAGAGTTTCTCCAC GAGGCGAGGAATGTTGTGAAGTTGATCCTGCCTACTCAGCAGGACTCCAGCATTCAGATCCCACGATCCTTTCAAGAG GAGTACCCAGATCAGGCGTTACTGCTGTTGGTAGCTGGAGCTTTGAGTTTCAGAATCAGCTTTGCTCCTCTGACTCCTGCACTGCCGGTGATCAACACTTTTAAG GAAAATTTGTGGGCATTTCAGTGGTTGTGCGACGGCTTGTCATCGATTAATAAAGATCGACTCAAATCCTTCTTTCAGGAAGTCACACAGGAGGTGGCAAACACATCGG CAGTCCATTGGATGTTAAGCTCGGCTCCTCTCGTAAAAAGCACCCTCACACATTCAACC TGA
- the zgc:112980 gene encoding uncharacterized protein zgc:112980 isoform X2, with product MCTPGESGEIIILSDDEEDMDSETEASCLIVEAEDVKKADGVSPPGGLEEDLVVTFSRRADVLPHARYDCPIHAFTAADCETEAPVDNNHRICDQCFCYICDKLASSCVMWCHRGICHCNSHKKSDFWKNLRNCALLGDLKPFNLTLSEIDSHLREAETRLQCFRQELSGHLSSFVMGQMLPKEQVRVYNYTPVFKFVSSFLDEADKRDSRAAAIMNLGAAEEFIRNFQVSSPTLSSPWANANLARMALLQRVIASVQKLMVKADFTPDFIHKLQDFYQKRLYFTAEMKGLRNSLCVRPWDDVLLVSVLKGQNVSGFRKDKGKKDVLAEQISVVLLRSELLQRQHRYRELCRYLRVVQAIPNSRTFQQLQDLIPFFTCMEGDFTTAVKSLFSSYNAPASRFTPQVFLFYLRLFKTATAPKVTVSQPEQLCLSDAAWDPITVAVPLKPAELVKFALRAQVCSSAVYSDSQCWCSLLIIANSPCGSVTALPVPRPEFLHEARNVVKLILPTQQDSSIQIPRSFQEEYPDQALLLLVAGALSFRISFAPLTPALPVINTFKENLWAFQWLCDGLSSINKDRLKSFFQEVTQEVANTSVHWMLSSAPLVKSTLTHST from the exons ATGTGCACACCTGGGGAAAGTGGAGAAATAATCATCCTcagtgatgatgaagaggaCATGGACTCGGAGACTGAGGCGTCCTGCCTCATTGTGGAGGCGGAGGATGTGAAGAAGGCTG ACGGCGTGTCGCCCCCTGGCGgcctggaggaggacctggtcgTCACCTTCTCCCGCCGCGCTGACGTGCTCCCTCACGCCCGCTACGACTGTCCCATACACGCCTTCAC GGCTGCAGATTGTGAGACTGAGGCTCCAGTGGACAATAATCATCGGATTTGTGATCAGTGCTTCTGTTACATCTGCGATAAGCTGGCATCGTCG TGTGTGATGTGGTGTCACAGAGGAATATGTCACTGCAACAGCCACAAGAAAAGCGACTTTTGGAAAAACCTCAGAAACTGTGCTCTGCTGGGAGACCTGAAGCCGTTCAACCTCACTCTGTCAGAAATagactcccacctccgggaagCAG AAACCAGGCTGCAGTGCTTCAGACAAGAGCTTTCTGGACATTTATCATCCTTCGTGATGGGACAGATGCTGCCCAAGGAGCAAGTCCGCGTCTACAA TTACACACCCGTATTCAAGTTTGTGTCATCGTTCCTGGACGAAGCAGATAAACGGGACAGCAGAGCTGCAGCCATCATGAATCTTGGAGCTGCTGAAGAGTTCATTAGAAATTTTCAAGTATCAAG CCCAACGTTATCGTCTCCCTGGGCTAATGCTAATCTAGCTAGGATGGCGTTACTGCAAAG GGTAATAGCATCAGTACAGAAGCTAATGGTGAAGGCTGATTTTACCCCAGATTTCATCCACAAACTGCAGGATTTTTATCAGAAAAGACTATATTTCACAGCTGAGATGAAGGGCTTGCGGAAcag CCTGTGCGTTCGTCCCTGGGACGACGTCCTGCTGGTGTCTGTGCTAAAGGGGCAGAATGTGTCAGGCTTCCGTAAGGACAAAGGCAAGAAGGACGTCCTGGCTGAACAGATTTCTGTGGTTCTGCTGAGAAGTGAGCTGCTTCAGCGTCAGCACAG ATATAGAGAGTTGTGTCGCTATCTACGCGTCGTCCAGGCGATTCCAAACTCCAGAAC CTTCCAGCAGTTACAAGACCTCATCCCTTTCTTCACGTGCATGGAAGGGGACTTTACAACAGCTGTGAAAAGCTTGTTCTCTTCATACAACGCCCCCGCCTCCCGCTTCACTCCACAAGTCTTCCTCTTTTATCTACGCTTATTTAAAACGGCGACGGCACCAAAGGTGACGGTTAGTCAGCCGGAGCAGCTCTGCCTCTCTGATGCAGCATGGGATCCAATTACAG TTGCTGTGCCACTGAAGCCTGCTGAGCTTGTGAAGTTTGCCCTCAGGGCTCAGGTGTGCTCCTCTGCCGTCTATAGTGAC TCACAGTGTTGGTGCAGTTTGCTTATAATCGCCAACTCTCCTTGTGGTTCAGTCACTGCTTTACCTGTACCCAGACCAGAGTTTCTCCAC GAGGCGAGGAATGTTGTGAAGTTGATCCTGCCTACTCAGCAGGACTCCAGCATTCAGATCCCACGATCCTTTCAAGAG GAGTACCCAGATCAGGCGTTACTGCTGTTGGTAGCTGGAGCTTTGAGTTTCAGAATCAGCTTTGCTCCTCTGACTCCTGCACTGCCGGTGATCAACACTTTTAAG GAAAATTTGTGGGCATTTCAGTGGTTGTGCGACGGCTTGTCATCGATTAATAAAGATCGACTCAAATCCTTCTTTCAGGAAGTCACACAGGAGGTGGCAAACACATCGG TCCATTGGATGTTAAGCTCGGCTCCTCTCGTAAAAAGCACCCTCACACATTCAACC TGA